The Prinia subflava isolate CZ2003 ecotype Zambia chromosome 6, Cam_Psub_1.2, whole genome shotgun sequence genome contains the following window.
ACCAGGGGGGGACACAGGAGGTTTTCCTCACTGGGGACTCCTGGAAGCCTCCAGCACAGGATTAAGGCTGCTTTCCACAGGCAGCTTTAGTGAGCTTGTGGTTTGGTGCTTtattttctcactgaaggtTGGCAAAGTGTCCTCCTTTATTTCTGGCTCTGACAGGGGTTGCTTGTTCTCTGCAGGACTCTCTAGCTGAAGTTGAGGAGAAATACAAGAAGGCTATGGTGTCAAATGCTCAGCTGGACAATGAGAAAACCAACTTCATGTACCAAGTGGACACCCTGAAGGATGCGCTcttggagctggaggagcagctggcagaaTCCAGGAGGCAGTATGAAGAGAAAAGTAAAGTATGTAAATAGCTCTGGCATGGGAAATAACAGGGAGAGATTTGGAGAGGGGTAGAGATCTTTGGGAGGAGGCAGCTAAATTATTACTCAAGATTTCAACCAAGTAGCTGGTTTAATGAATATGAAGTGGAATACCAATTTGTTGTGTACTTGTGATCATAGAAATGAGAATTTTCCCTAAGCCATTTCTGAAGAAGGGGAGAAATGTTGTAGCTGGTAAAGGCTACATTGATACTATCACATCACATCTCCTTTTCTATTCCATCTCTAAAGTAAATTCATGTGGTTTGTCCATAGGGACTTCTGGAGCACTTTTACACACAAAGATGTCTCCAGGCAGCCTGTGGGAGAATTGTGCTGTTCAGACAATTCAAGCAGCTCCACGGTTAAATGTTGAATTAAGTTTTACATTCATTTAGGAGCTGACAGTGATTTGGtgttaaataataaaactgGGGCTTATGTTTTCAAAACTGCCTTCTTGTAGCTTGGGGCATTTGACTACACCCCACTTCAAAACACAGTTCCTGAAAGATACAgtgtggtttttcctttttacataAAGTCCAGCTGAGTTTCAGTTCATGGCCATGTGGGAAGAGTGGGTTAAATTCCCATCGATTCATCTGTGCAGTCTGAAGGACTGGAGTGTAAAAGCTCTTCAACCTGCTGCTCAGCTTATGAGATGGGCTAAATGATGTCTGTCATGTCAGTGTTTAGTGCAATAATAGCATCTTGGAAAAAGGACAAACTCGATAAAAATTGCACTCTTGTGGGATTGTGATTAGAGGGATATTCAAGAATTACATTGCAGTaagcattttctttgtgtttgggcttattttcctctttttgatGGGGTGCTATTTTTGATTAATAATAATCTTGTGAATATTCCATTATTCACAGGAATTTGAGAGGGAGAAGCACGCTCATAGCATATTGCAGTTTCAGTTCATGGAAATCAAAGAGGCTTtgaagcagagagaagaaatgctTGCAgtaagtaacttttttttttttaatggcttctTTGATTGTACATTCCCAAGTAGCAGTAGAGTGGAGAATATGAGGCATGGAGAATTTTATTCCAAATTCAAGTTACTCACCAGAAGAAATGTTACTGTTTCAGGCCAGACAGGTTCAGAGCTGACTAATGCAAATATTACTTTCCTAAGCATTATCTTATTCTTCCTAAGTATTGCATTTTGGACTGCTGTTTGTGGAGATGCAGAGGAAAATAACAGAACTGTGTAACTTGTTCTAAGTCGTGTTGTGGGTAATAAGATTGTCCTCAGGAGCACAGGTTCAGCTGGGATGTCAGAAACTGTGCATTGTAGATACTCATTTACTTTAGCACCTGGCTTTTTTCATTCTCTGGCCTCACTGCAATCTTGGCCTTCCTTGTTAACCTGTTACCTGCTTTCTGTCTTCTTGTTTTGCTCCTGCCCCTCAGGAAATCCAACAGCTGcaacagaaacagcagagcTATGTCAGGGAAATTTCCGATCTTCAGGAGACAATAGAgtggaaagacaaaaaaataggGGTAGGACTTGTCAGCTCCTGCAATGTGTTCAGAGTGACACTGTCATTCCCCACCTGATCCTGCTTTTGTAAAACCCCATGGATAAAACCCTCCCTCGTGCCTTTGCTTGGTGTGGCTGTCCTATGATGTTGCCAGTGAAGTAGCAAATAGCAAGTGTTGTGTTTGGCCAGTACCTTAAAATCCAAGGAAAACCTAGCAGCTGGTGTGCTTTCAAACCAAGGGTAATTGATTTGCTGTGCTGCACCATTTGCATTTGCCATATGGGGAGAGGAAATGCTATTTATAATGCAATTCCATCAGCACTGAGTTTTCGCTTATTCACATTTAATCTGCGGACTGAGCAGAAACTGGAGTGGGGTAAAGAGGTAGTGCAGCTATTTATAGGCTGTTGGGATGAAAGTCTCCCTTGCTTCTCATCCCTTCCCACCACCTCTTATCACAGCCACATGGAAACCCactctggttttcttttccagttgaACACTGAAAGGcttcctgagcagagcaggagaaagaaaTCTGGCAGCTTGCCCATGTTTGTGATGTCCAACAATTTGTAGCAGCTTCAAACTGAACATTGTCTAATTTTTTTGAGTTGTTCTATTTGTACCTATATAGAAATACTGGGAGGGGAGAGTTCAGTAGCCAAATATGCATTTGCACATGGTGCATCCCAGACTAAGGATGACTTAATGGCAGctttcaaattaattaaaatgtaaaataaaaagtctCCTGAAATCCAACGGGCCTAATTCTGTGCCCTTCCATTACCACATGGGAATGGCATGATGTCTTCAGTGTGCTTGCTAAAGCAATGTGGGCATGGATTAGTTTGTCTAGCAGACAAGAATAAAAAGTGGACCCTCATTTGAGGGACTCCTAATGAAGAATTGGGCTCTGAATGTCTTTGGCAGGAAATCTTGGTTCTTGAAGAAGCTGTGCCTTTCTTGGATTTGAAGTTTCTCTCTCTGCATGCAAACTCAGTCCTGTAATCTGTAAACTTGACCTTTTTCATCTGTGCCTCTTCCATCCCCTGAGTATCTTAAATCTGCTCATTTTTGTCTACATTTGCTTTTCACGGCCTTTACTTGtctcccttcctttcttcaCATCTCCTCGCCCTCTGTCTGTGTTGGGAACTCAGGCACTAGAGAGGCAGAAAGATTTCTTTGATTCCATAAGGAGTGAGCGGGATGACCTTAGAGACGAAGTGGTTGTGCTGAAGGAGCAACTGAAGGTATGCAAgaggaataaaagaaatttatatTCATCTGCTGACCCTTCCCCCCTGTACGTTTGGGCAGAAAAATTAAGTCTAGCTCAGTAGCAATAGCTCAATTTTCATGTTGCCTATAAATTGCCATTTTTCAGGGGTTTTGAATATAAAGTCCTTTCCCCTACTATTGATTGTGAGTTCTTAGTGTAGACTGGAGTATAAAGAAGGTTTTTTGTAGGAGACACTTCTGTGAGGAACATCTTATGCAGCagatttatgttaaaaaaaaccaaaagagcTGGGATCACATGCTTTCTGTCAGAGTGGCTGAACTGAGAACTGCAATATCTGTTCTCCTTCCTGACTCCCAGCCATATTTAATGGAATGATTGAAGCAATTGTTTATTCAGAGTATCTTGGACAAGAGCACTTGACAATCCTTCCCTTTCCGAGCAGCAGGCTCTAAAGCATTGCTTTTGCTTCCCACAGAAACATGGAATAATCCCAGACTCTGATATAGCCACCAACGGGGACACCTCAGACATTCTGGATAACGAAGGACACTTGGATTCTTCCCGACCTGCTCCAGGCACCACTCAGGCATTAAagccaggaggggaggggatgcTAGGTAAGTGCTGTGTGTCctctcagcccctcctgcctgtcTGTCCTTCATTCAGCCACCTTGCTTGGGTGGGGCAGTTGTGAGTGGGACAGTTAACACCACGCAGCATGCTCCTTGTCCAATCTCTCCTGTGCTTTTCCCTGCTTCGTGTTGATTTTGGCTCCCAGTGTGTCGTGCAGGGCAGACTTCACTTCCCCTGCAAGGTGACAAAGGATGGGAATACAAATAGGACATTGCAGATAAGGAGCAGTCATTCACATCGCCGTTTAAACCCTGAATTGCAAAATTGTCCCAGGATAATCCTACTGCTGCTCAGTATTTTTCAGGACACACCTTAaataatcaggggaaaaaaaggcattttggtTTTCTATAAAGAGTTTGTATGTTGGTTCATTGATACCCCTGAGAACTCTGCTtgaacagcagtgctgggctctgccaaaGCACACCAAAGGataaattctttatttctctgctaTTGAACTCTTTAAATTAACACTTCTGTGTCTTCACTCGTTACACTGACACTTAAATTCAAAGGATATAATTGATGTGGACAGCGCTAGGAAGGAGAAATCTGGTTGGCAAAACCCCTTCATGCTTTTATGTGGTGAATGGCCATTAGAGAACTATTGTACTCATGTAAGGAGAGAAAGTGATATTTTTTGGTTTgtcggattttttttttgttctaaatgAACATACTAATAAATAGCTGCAGGCAGCCAATTGTTGAAAGTGCAGGTTCTCTTGCTTTGAGCGTTTGGCTGCTTTTTCATCActcagtttctgaaaacaatgTGAAACACCAAAAACCAAGGTAAgggtgtatttttaaatgtaacatGTTTTCTTACGTCTCCTaaccctgtttttttttttaagaatagaTACAGCATAGACCCAAAAACTAACAACAAACACTATTGTTTTAATGTCTGttgcttttaaatataaatcGAAGGGAAACTGTtacaacaaaaataactttaaaagaACCACAGAAGTCCTCACCCATTTGGGTGGCTGAAATAAGGGGCACAGATTACCTGAGCTTTGATCTGTGTTGAGAGGTCTGAACAGCCAAATCATTTGCTTGCCAATCAGATTTTACATTCAGTGTCCATCACGTGCACTGATGATGCCTGtctgagatttttaaaagcaaaatattactGAATAATCCTTCATGATTCCATTGTAACAGCATCAGACCCCTGCATGGATAGAGGGGCGTCAGGGTTAAAGTTGTAGAGAGAATTGCTGAGGAGAAGCAGTCCTTAGAGGCCCTTCTGCAGGTATTGCTGTTAAATTGCACTGCTTCAACCCGTTGTTCTCCTCTGCCAAAGCTGTCATTCCCACAGCCAAGAGCAGAGAGCTCCTCCTTTACAAAAACACCAGCCAGCACCAGAGACTTCTTGCTTTGAGAGGGTGGTGGTGAGTTTCACTGATCAACCCCCTGGATCCTTACTAATTCAATCGCTGCTTTGCCTCACAAAATTGGCAAAAGCTGATCTTTTATTAACCCGTTCTTCTCGTTCTGTCTGCCGGGTTTTAAGTGGGGAGGTAAGTGCTGTGGTGTGGCCCCCTCAACTTTCTCAATGGTCTTTTAGGCAAAGCCAATGAAGTGGAgatgaaaaatgagattttggaggatgtggggaaaagagaaatcttGCAGAATACTGAGCATGAGGAACACAAAGAGGagtctgaggaggaggaggaagcacaGCCATTGCATGCTGCTGAAAATGCAAAGGCAGAACACATGGTTGAAGAACGGGACGCCCCGCCAACAGTGATGATCCCAGAGAGTAGGTGTGCAGAGCAAGGCCAAAGCCTCACAGCACCTGTGTCAGGGAGCGCTTCCTCcaacagtgacagtgacacagatGGCTTGGGAGAGGTCACAGAGTCCAGGGGCACGGCAGTCCAGCAGCCTGAGAGTACAGAGGCTGAACGGACAAATGAGAACTTGGAGCTGGGCTCTCCACAAGGCCACCAGATTTTTGAGACTCCTCAGGAAATGTTTTGTGACTCAGGTACAGAGCAGGAAGTGGGAGAAGCTGCACCCAACCAGGAAGAACAAGAGGATCTGGTTTTAAGCAGCCATTCCCTGAGTGATAATGAAATGGCTGAAGGCTCTGACAGTACAAGTGAGAGCAGTGAGTTGGTTTCTAACCAGGCAGGGCTACCTGAGGGAGCAGTGGCAGGCTTGCTTAGGGAGGAGGGAAATGTGGAGAGTTCCACTCCAGGGGAAGCCCAGCACTCAGAAGAAAGTGCTGAAAACAAGGCTGCAAATGTCCTGGAGGAAAAGTTTGTTGACTGCACTGATGGAAAAAGTGACAAAACAGCAGATGACAGAGCTGAAGAAGAAGATGAGGCTGGGAACACAGTTCAGGGTCTGCCTAGGGAAACTGAGTCTGTGGGTTtgcaggggacagagccacATGAAAGGGATGTCCCAGCAGAGGCACTTGAAAAGGAAGGTGGAGAACATCAGGCACCCATCCAGCCCGCTTCTTCAGAGGACAGTCCTTCAGCACCCCCAGAGGAACCAAGTACACAGGGTAAAACTGAAGATGAAATGGCTACAGCTGAGAAAGATGGACAGAAGGAAGAATTGATGGAAGAGCTGGAGAAGCGTTCAGGTTCTACTGAAGCAGGCGAGCAAGGTGTGGCATCTGTGGAGACAGGAGGCTGCATTCCCAAGGGAATGGGAagtgagctgcagcaggcacagccaggaacaGAGGCGGAGACAGAGGTGACCACTCAGGAAACCCATTTAGACCCGAGCCTTTTAGGTGATGAAATTAAGAAGTCAGGATTGGAAACAGGGGATGAGGCTGAGGAAGGACAGGAGAGTAGGATGGAATGGGCAGAAGATTTGAATCCAAAGGTAGAGGTTCAAACAAGTCAGTGCAGTGAAGAAATGGCAGGTGGtccagaaggagagaaaaacattCCTTTAGAGGGGGAAGTGCAGAAGGTGGTTAAACAAGCAGAAGGTGAATGTAAAGAGGAGTCAGGTGTAGGTGTTACTGCAGCTACTGAAAACAAAGCCAGTaaagaaacactgaaagaaaatgagcaaGAGGTGGAGCTTGCAGACCACCCTGGTGGGGAATTTGCTTCTGAGGAAGGTGTAAGTAATGCCCTGGCACAGAAGTCTCTGCAGAATGACGACATTAGTGAACAAGTTACACTGGAGGAAGATGTAAATAATTCCCTGGCACAGGAACCTGTGCAGGATGAAAACATTGGTGTACAAGTTAAATTGGAGGAAGGTGTAAATAATTCTGTGGCACAGGAACCTGTGCAGGATGAAAACATTGGTGTACAAGTTAACTTGGAGGAAGGTGTAAATAATTCTGTGGCACAGGAACCTGTGCAGGATGAAAACATTAGTGTACAAGTTAAATTGGAGGAAGGTGTAAATAATTCCCTGGCACAGAAGCCCGTGCAGGACGACAACATTAGTGAAGAAGTGAAATTGGAGGAACAAGCAGAGGAGAGCCTGGAAGATGATGGTGATGCATTTGATTTCGATGAAGAGTCAAATCAAATACTAGAATCTGATGAAAAATGTGATGGAGATGAAGCTGATACACAAAGAGAAGAGGGTGATGGAGCAAATGGTGCTGCTGGAAAAACTGCCCACACGGacaaagctggagagggaacagACAAAATGGAAACCAAAGATGCTTTGACCAAAGGTGAAGTCCTGCAGCATAAAAAAGATGAACCTGAAGGAACAGGGTGCTTGCAAGGGGAAGCGTCAGGGAAAACTGATGTGGAGGAAGATGAAATCAAAGTATCAGATTCTAGTAAACTGGGAAAATTACAGGATGAAGAAGTTTTGGAACAGGTTTTGGAAAGTGCTTTCATTAAGAGGGCTGAAAGCAGGGAGGATTTGCAGGCTGGCAGAAGGAGTAAGGGTAGATCCAGAGATGACTGTACCATCTCCTGAGTTCAGAATCTCAAACCTACGTGAGTTCCATGCCCTGTGACCAGTCCCAGGACACAAACATGCACTTTGCACAAGACATCAGACCTTGGAATACCCTTAGAGCTTTGTCTTTGTAGGTAACTCAGCCTAAAGCATGGATATGGTAATGATGCAAGTATGGTAATGATGCTCTTGTGTTGTACCCAGCCACAAGAAATCGAGACTGTCTCGGGTTGAAAGCTTATCACCTTGTGAGGAAGCTTCACAACTTGACCATTCAAACTATTATGCAATTAAAGTACCTCTAGTGTGGATAGCTGCTCCTGGGGATTtctacaggatttttttttattattctagCCTAGTTGATCAATATCTTGAATGCACATTGGGCCTTTGTGAACTTATGCACATTATGCTTACTTGTACTTCAATCTACAGCAAGCACATTAACTCTTCATGAAGGAACTCAGCCAGATCACCAGTTTCACTGATGGTGAAACTTCTTTCAGAATGATTAAAGCCTATGAACCaatctcttatttttttaacatgaagaaaaaagatattttcattCCACTTTGTGTGTATTTCTTACATGGTCATATTCCAAAATACAGTTAGATCACTGTGAATCTGCTTAGTCTGAGCACTTTGGAAGAGCAATGCACAGTTTGGAGAAAGTGCAACATACAGGTCTTAGTTTGCTGAAAGgaataaatatatacatgtttACTTCATCCAGGCACTTTGCCACTACCACAGTAGGCCTTTTACACCATGTCTTGCatggtgtttttattttttccagagaaagtGTCAATACACAGTGTAATGTGTGCTTAGGTTTGCTATCAAGTACTGTCAGATATCAATAtataaaatatctatttttccaagaaaaatttttgtttaaaatttgcttattgcattatatattttttgCAAACTCTGATTCTGAAAGAATGTTTTTATCTCTGAAACAAATCTTATCTCTTCCCTTCTGAAAAGAAGATAACTTTGCATGTCTTAACTCTTGCTGGATATCAGACCAAAGAGGACTGTTGTTTTGTGTACTAGCCCCACTGTGGCTTTTGGAAAAGCTGGGTTGCTTTGAGTTGCTGGCATAAATTAGGCTCTTGGACTCCCTTGCTGTATTTCCTCTTGCATCTCTGCTAGTGCTTGGGAAGAGAGCATGTTTTGCAtatataaatattcatttaaagTGTTAAGCAGTGCATGTCCCAAGGGAATGCAGATCGAGGGGGGTTCGAGGGGGGGTTCGGGCTGTGGAAGGCTGAGTTTGTGTTGATGTTACAAAGTTGTCAGAGCGCAGACAGACTGCAAAATTGGAAGATGTATATCAAAATGTACTGCTgtatataatttaaataaacatattttatacTTTAAAATACCTGTCCAGAGCACTGTTTCTAAACCTGCACAAGGAGTTATTTAAACCTGTATCATTTCAACAccatttttctgcagctgttgtTCAATTTATTACCTTGTGCTACGTAGCTACAAGAGCCATCTCCCTAGGACTGGGCAGCCTCGGGGTTTGAGCACCTTGAATATGTGATGGCACCTTAACTGTAGAGCTCTAACAGGTCTGTAACCCTGTAACTCCTTTCATGTGGCTTCTCTCCAACTTACAGCAGATCCACCGTGGTTTCTGTAAGTATTGGCAGTTGTTCCTAAGGGTTTACTCTAGATGCTAATCCAAAAAGTCATAGATCTTATAAGCATTTCTTATTAGCATGTAGCAGTGTTTATTTAAAGATTTGGCTGTGCTATACTCTCAACAGTAATATGTGGTTTAATGTTGGAAGTGGGTTTTAATTGGTAAATAGACTTAAACAGATCATTAAGTGGTCTTACCGGGCTTCACCTGTACTGTGGATGGATCTATCAGAGTCAAATTAGGCAACGTGCCATTATATCCCGTGTTTCTTACGAGttcatttctgattttcacTAGTTTTTCCACTTCCAAAGAAAAGACAGCATCTTTAAGAGAATTCCTTTTTAAAGCCATATCACAGGAGCAGAAACACCTCCAATCTTACCTGTCCATGCACCAGCTTGGATCCCACTCCCAGTGTAACTGGGAACAAGACCATGGAGAGGCAGTGCAGCGTAGCTGTTGTGCCAGAAATCCACCCTGGAATGTTGAAAACGAGAATGTGACCCAAGGATGAATCTTTGTCTTCCAGAATAACCCCAAATGCTCGCTGGGTTTTCTGGTCATCACCTAGTGGCACATAAATGCTGTAGCCCAGGTCTGTGCATATCAGAGCTAGCCTGAAATCCTTTCAAAAGCAGTATCTCAAGAAACTTACTTGATAAAAAAGGGGAATAAATAGTGCAAAGGTCTTGGTCAATATCTTCTTTGCTATAGAGAAGAACAGTCCTCCTGTGCTCCTCAAAAGCAGTACTGCAAGCTGGTGTCTTCCAAATCCTGTGCTGTTCCTGGCAGCACCCCTCTTCTGAGAAAGACAGGAAAGCATTTTCTCATCATCCAAAATAGATGGACAGATCTGGAGAAGGAGCATTGCCCAACCTGCTTCTGACAGCTGGATTCTTGCAGGCTGTTCTGAATAGCTGCTTGGGGCTGGGATTTCATGGGATGTCTTTCCATCCTCCAAGACCAGTTTATCCCTTTCATTTACATCATGGTTCATTATTTCCTGGGCCACACATCGTGTAAATCACACAGGTAAAACCAGCAGCCTCCCATCCCATGCTCCCCTCTTAGTGGAAAGCCATGGAGGATGGATGTGTGGCTGGTTTGGGAATGTTTGGGCCACTGGGGGGGCAGCACCTGAGTAAGCAATGCCTGGAGTCACCTGCAGTGCCGAGGCAGTGAGATCAGATCAGTCACTGGACttgggagctgtggcagcaccGTGCTCaccctgctgtgtcctgctcccTCACAGGCCCCATCTCCTCCTCGGCCTCTGTAAACTCTGTGGCCATGAACTGGTGCAGTGAGTACCCTGGGAATCACCTTCCCAAAGTGAAGTGAGGTGAATGTCACACTCTGATTATTCACTGGAGCATCTTTCTATGTGGAGTAAGGTTAATGACTGTTACAGATGAGAATTTTAATTAGCTGCTTCCTGTCCTGATTCAATAGACTGTTCTTTGCTGCCTGTTCTCAAGGTCCTCAGATTCGGTGGAAAAATATCTCGTAAATGCAAAATCAAGGTGACCCTGCAGAGTAAGTTTTCTGTGTTAATGTGGGGGTTTAAGATAAGTGAAACCCAAGAGGCCCTCATCTCGACAGGCAGAATATGAATGGCAATTTAAGCAAActaattttttccctgctgcctgcatgtCCCAATGGGGTGCACAGATGTCTGTAATGAGGGCAGAGAGAACTGAGGGTGAGATCAAACTTGACAGTTCACCCCAAAATGCATCCTTTTTGCAGGAAAAGGGCTTTGGGGAACCCAGTGTCCTTCCTCACTGGAAGCTGGAAGAGGTCTCCTTTCTTCAGGCAGGCAGGTTTCACCCCACAGCAGTGGTTGTGTTAATGAAAGTCACAACTAAATTATTTCCAGGATCAAAGTGTGTTACTTGGCCCTTTTGGAGTCAATACATTTGGGCTAATTTTGTAGTGGCCTAAAGGTTTCCTGCTGCACCAGTCCTCATTCTCTTTCCAATCCTTGGAACTCCATTTCTTAATCTTTGCTGGCCTGTAAATCCCAACACAGTCTCTTGAGTCCAAGTATCTCCAAGCTGTTTGCTGCTCTTGCTTTCTTCATTggcctttgtttttcttccatatCTTTCATCTTTTGCAGAATTTTTGTCTtaagttttctttccttcccataTAGATCTGTgaaattgttttattgttttgaaGGGGTTTATACTCAGAAATTTTGGTTGTGGGTGATATTTACCAAAAAAGTGGGTTCgggtcttttttgttttttcatatcAGTGCTCAGGTGAAACAATGTTGGGTGTGTTACAAAtggatgaaaaacaaaaagaatagGACTTCAGGAGGTTCAAAATTAATCCATAGATCTGCTGAACTGGGATCTCACGCTCAGATCTGTATTTGGGTATTGCATCAGAAGCCAAGGTAAAGGTTTTATTCCATGCTCTGGAGTGGGACTATATGGGGGGGTGTATTCCCAGGAGGGGAATGACATACTGTATTAATGTCTGCTGTACTTCCATTGGGAAGCCAGTTTCCACCATGACTTGATTCAATACAGACTCTTGATTCCCTTTAAGTGCGTGTgctaacaagaaaaaaaggaagaaccACAAGACTTTGGCCTTTTCAGGAGTTGTCATCAAAGaagaaatggtatttttaaagctcttcAAAAAACTTTGagtctctctctctcagcaGAATTTACCTGGTAAAAGCCCACCAGGCTCTTATGTGTAATTTACCTTGCTTTCCTAAGTTTAAGAAAAGATCTTTTCCTTGAGTGACCTTTGGATTTTAACCATTTGATCAGCAGGCCAGACCTCAGCTGTGGAGttgagctctgagcagcctgggctctgcactgctggcaAGGGAGGCCAGCTGAACAAACCTGCAGTGAGACCCAGCTGAGGTCAACAGATCCTCTCCTAATGGGTGCATTTGAATGTGATGTTGCAGCATGCTCCTGCCTGAGGTGTACCTGAACAAACGGAGCTTGTTAATTAATGAGGTCATTTGGGTGGTAAGAAAATGTGCTTTCTCACATTGCAGCCCTtaatggggaaggaaaaaaaggaaatgattTGGTTGCTTACTTTGTAGTTCTTTTTCCCAGCTGTCTCATTCTGTAGAGTGCACTTTATTAATGAAGGCTGCACATACCCATACTTCCAAGTCTAAATGTAGGACAACAGTTGTGCAGATTGTCCATTTCCTCTTGATGTTTGACCTGGAGAATTGactctgcagagaaaacaaTGTTTTACCAGACTGCTGCGttcaaaacacaaataatttgACGGGCCAATGTTTTTCTGGTCATAATGTTGGAGCTAAAATGTCACTGCCATGTAAAAGAAGGGAAGAGTTAAAAAGTGCTGAGAATGTGCTTAGCTGTGATTATAGGTGTTTACAGTATTGTCATTGTGTTAAACTGTCAAGATGTTGTGAGATTTTGTGTTGCAGTTGTGCTTGACCCTAGAGTTCTTGCATGCTAACCTAACGTAGAAGATTAGCCTCTTTGCATGCAGCTGGCTGCTGGGACAAGCATGTTCTGTGAGAATGCCATaactgccctggctgcagccccctcccagccccgtCCGGGCCTCGTGTCCTGTGGTACGTGCCCTCACTCCCCCTTCAGTAGCCACTAACCTGAACGGGTCAGGCTCGTGCCTCAGATGCGCTCCCCGTGCGCCGCTCGATCAGCCAGCTCTGACCTCTGCCTTTTCTCTTCCAGACAGGCTGAAAAAGCTCATCGATGAACGGGAGTCCTTGCTAGACCAGGTAATCACAGGGCGAGTGAAGAGCAGTAAATGGTTAAGGAAATGGAAATAGCCCACACACGAGGTgtagagcagcagtgctgtggtcaGGTTGCTCTTGCTGAGGACTTGCTGCCTTTTCTGGCCACTCTGTTCTTTCTCCAGAACATTCCTCCTGTATGTTAACTCAGGATACACAGAAGATATGACCCAGTGTGCCTCTTATTTATGAATAGTAATCCTTCAGATCGGCCAAGCCCAAGGGAAAAACAGGCATGGCTTGGAAATTGTAGAAGCAAATTTTCTTTCCGAGAGTAAGCCCTCCCCTCTGCTGGGTCTGTGGGTAAATGGGCCATTTGGAAAGGTTTGTTGGAGGAACTGCAGATGGGTAAAGAGCAATTAAAG
Protein-coding sequences here:
- the LRRFIP1 gene encoding leucine-rich repeat flightless-interacting protein 1 isoform X32, translated to MYSPEGVRRAVGIFRGCSPSSGTQRRRGGAFREDAGGFRGRCAPSPGAPSALPRARLPLPARSPLRPRAAPGASGRAPPPQTAGAMDAAADCLSPAAQQQAEARLAAKRAARAEAREIRMKELERQQKEASDEDERMSVGSRGSLRPSEYSCYLGSGSRASSRASSARASPVIEERPEKDFEKGARTVSSLSAATLASLGGTSSRRGSGDTSISADTEASIREIKDIYELKDQIQDVEGKYMQGLKELKDSLAEVEEKYKKAMVSNAQLDNEKTNFMYQVDTLKDALLELEEQLAESRRQYEEKSKEFEREKHAHSILQFQFMEIKEALKQREEMLAKHGIIPDSDIATNGDTSDILDNEGHLDSSRPAPGTTQALKPGGEGMLGKANEVEMKNEILEDVGKREILQNTEHEEHKEESEEEEEAQPLHAAENAKAEHMVEERDAPPTVMIPESRCAEQGQSLTAPVSGSASSNSDSDTDGLGEVTESRGTAVQQPESTEAERTNENLELGSPQGHQIFETPQEMFCDSGTEQEVGEAAPNQEEQEDLVLSSHSLSDNEMAEGSDSTSESSELVSNQAGLPEGAVAGLLREEGNVESSTPGEAQHSEESAENKAANVLEEKFVDCTDGKSDKTADDRAEEEDEAGNTVQGLPRETESVGLQGTEPHERDVPAEALEKEGGEHQAPIQPASSEDSPSAPPEEPSTQGKTEDEMATAEKDGQKEELMEELEKRSGSTEAGEQGVASVETGGCIPKGMGSELQQAQPGTEAETEVTTQETHLDPSLLGDEIKKSGLETGDEAEEGQESRMEWAEDLNPKVEVQTSQCSEEMAGGPEGEKNIPLEGEVQKVVKQAEGECKEESGVGVTAATENKASKETLKENEQEVELADHPGGEFASEEGVSNALAQKSLQNDDISEQVTLEEDVNNSLAQEPVQDENIGVQVKLEEGVNNSVAQEPVQDENIGVQVNLEEGVNNSVAQEPVQDENISVQVKLEEGVNNSLAQKPVQDDNISEEVKLEEQAEESLEDDGDAFDFDEESNQILESDEKCDGDEADTQREEGDGANGAAGKTAHTDKAGEGTDKMETKDALTKGEVLQHKKDEPEGTGCLQGEASGKTDVEEDEIKVSDSSKLGKLQDEEVLEQVLESAFIKRAESREDLQAGRRSKGRSRDDCTIS